In the Octadecabacter sp. SW4 genome, one interval contains:
- a CDS encoding cysteine desulfurase family protein, translating into MKPRIYLDHNATSPLRPCARAAMIAAMDCVGNPSSVHAEGRAAKAIVERARAQVAAAVGASGADVVFTSGATEAAALALAGRGLRGAEIEHDAVLGWIDPDLPVDAQGQVTVTDPATTTLQLANSETGIIQDLPQGIAVSDVTQAIGRIPFAYSWSGAGMIFLSAHKLGGPKGVGALIFAQGTDIAAQIRGGGQEMGRRSGTENVAGIAGFGAAAEMAAQELADGTWDRVAILRNILEEALAADAKETIFVGNGAQRLPNTSCFITPGWKGETQVMAMDLAGYAISAGSACSSGKVRASRVLRAMGYGDDLAASAVRVSLGPDTTEDEVLRFAQDWNDTLKRHRARAA; encoded by the coding sequence GTGAAACCGCGCATCTATCTTGACCACAACGCCACATCACCGCTGCGGCCCTGCGCGCGCGCGGCCATGATCGCGGCGATGGACTGTGTCGGCAACCCGTCCTCGGTTCACGCCGAGGGGCGCGCCGCCAAGGCGATTGTTGAACGCGCCCGCGCGCAGGTTGCAGCGGCCGTGGGGGCCAGCGGCGCGGATGTGGTGTTTACCTCGGGCGCGACCGAGGCTGCGGCGCTTGCGCTGGCCGGGCGCGGGCTGCGCGGCGCCGAGATTGAACATGACGCGGTGCTGGGCTGGATTGACCCGGACCTGCCGGTGGACGCGCAGGGGCAGGTGACCGTGACGGACCCCGCCACGACAACATTGCAACTGGCCAACTCGGAAACCGGCATCATCCAGGACTTGCCCCAGGGGATCGCCGTCAGCGATGTGACGCAGGCGATTGGCCGCATCCCCTTTGCCTATAGCTGGTCAGGCGCGGGGATGATTTTCCTGTCGGCCCACAAGCTGGGCGGGCCAAAGGGTGTCGGCGCGCTGATCTTTGCCCAAGGCACGGATATCGCAGCGCAAATCAGGGGTGGCGGGCAGGAAATGGGCCGCCGGTCAGGCACCGAAAACGTCGCAGGAATCGCCGGATTCGGGGCAGCCGCCGAAATGGCCGCGCAAGAATTGGCGGATGGCACCTGGGATCGGGTTGCCATTCTGCGGAATATTCTAGAAGAGGCTCTTGCTGCCGACGCAAAGGAAACTATTTTTGTCGGGAATGGCGCGCAACGCCTGCCCAATACCTCGTGTTTCATCACGCCGGGCTGGAAGGGCGAAACGCAGGTCATGGCGATGGACCTTGCCGGATACGCGATCAGCGCAGGCTCGGCCTGTTCCAGCGGCAAGGTGCGTGCCAGCCGTGTGCTGCGCGCGATGGGATACGGTGATGATCTGGCCGCGAGCGCTGTGCGCGTCTCGCTGGGGCCGGACACGACCGAAGACGAGGTGCTGCGGTTCGCGCAGGACTGGAACGATACGTTGAAACGGCACCGCGCACGCGCTGCCTGA
- the sufB gene encoding Fe-S cluster assembly protein SufB, whose amino-acid sequence MTALDKVDVKDGVDQDTVEAVQALSGTYKHGWDTDIEMDYAPKGLTHDIVRLISKNNDEPEWMLEWRLAAYERWLQMKEPDWAMVDYPEIDFQDQYYYARPKSMMEKPKSLDDVDPKLLATYEKLGIPLKEQMILAGVEGAEDVPADGRKVAVDAVFDSVSVGTTFQAELKKAGVIFCSISEAIREHPELVRKYLGSVVPVSDNFYATLNSAVFSDGSFVYIPPGTKCPMELSTYFRINAENTGQFERTLIICDKGAYVSYLEGCTAPKRDIAQLHAAVVEIVIMEDAEVKYSTVQNWYPGDENGKGGIYNFVTKRADCRGDRAKVMWTQVETGSAVTWKYPSCILRGDDSQGEFYSIAIANNYQQADTGTKMVHLGKRTKSRIVSKGISAGHAQNTYRGLVSMHPRAKDSRNYTQCDSLLIGDKCGAHTVPYIEVKNNSSRVEHEATTSKIDDDQMFYCRSRGMDEEEAVALIVNGFAKEVLQALPMEFAMEAQALVAISLEGSVG is encoded by the coding sequence ATGACCGCACTGGATAAAGTAGACGTCAAAGACGGCGTTGATCAGGACACAGTCGAAGCCGTGCAGGCACTTTCGGGCACCTACAAGCACGGTTGGGACACGGATATTGAAATGGATTATGCCCCCAAGGGGCTGACCCATGATATCGTGCGCCTGATTTCGAAGAACAACGACGAACCCGAATGGATGCTGGAGTGGCGACTGGCGGCCTATGAACGCTGGTTGCAGATGAAGGAACCGGACTGGGCGATGGTCGATTATCCCGAGATCGACTTTCAGGACCAGTATTACTATGCCCGCCCGAAATCGATGATGGAAAAGCCCAAAAGCCTGGACGACGTAGACCCCAAGCTACTGGCAACATACGAAAAACTTGGTATTCCGCTGAAGGAACAGATGATCCTTGCCGGCGTCGAAGGGGCCGAGGATGTGCCTGCGGACGGGCGCAAGGTGGCCGTGGATGCGGTGTTTGATTCCGTGTCTGTCGGCACCACATTCCAGGCCGAGTTGAAAAAGGCTGGTGTGATCTTTTGTTCGATCAGCGAGGCGATCCGCGAACACCCCGAGCTGGTGCGCAAATACCTCGGCTCGGTTGTGCCGGTCTCGGATAATTTCTATGCTACGCTGAACAGCGCGGTGTTTTCCGACGGGTCGTTCGTCTACATTCCACCCGGCACAAAATGCCCGATGGAGCTGTCCACCTATTTCCGCATCAACGCCGAAAATACCGGCCAGTTCGAACGCACCCTGATCATCTGCGACAAGGGCGCCTATGTGTCCTACCTTGAGGGCTGCACTGCCCCCAAACGTGACATCGCCCAATTGCACGCCGCCGTGGTCGAGATCGTGATCATGGAAGACGCCGAGGTGAAATATTCCACCGTGCAAAACTGGTATCCCGGCGATGAAAACGGCAAGGGTGGCATCTATAACTTTGTCACCAAACGCGCCGATTGCCGCGGCGACCGCGCCAAGGTGATGTGGACCCAAGTTGAAACCGGCTCTGCCGTGACGTGGAAATACCCTTCGTGCATCCTGCGTGGTGACGATTCACAAGGCGAATTTTACTCCATCGCCATCGCCAACAACTACCAGCAGGCCGACACGGGCACGAAAATGGTCCATCTTGGCAAGCGCACAAAATCGCGGATTGTGTCCAAGGGGATTTCAGCGGGCCATGCGCAGAACACCTATCGCGGGCTGGTGTCGATGCACCCGCGCGCCAAGGATTCGCGCAATTATACCCAGTGCGACAGCCTGCTGATCGGCGATAAATGCGGCGCGCACACGGTGCCCTATATCGAGGTCAAGAATAATTCGTCACGGGTCGAACACGAGGCCACGACCAGCAAGATCGACGACGATCAGATGTTCTACTGCCGCTCGCGCGGGATGGACGAGGAAGAAGCCGTCGCGCTGATCGTCAACGGTTTCGCCAAGGAGGTGTTGCAGGCCCTGCCGATGGAATTTGCCATGGAAGCGCAGGCGCTGGTTGCGATTTCTCTCGAAGGATCAGTGGGTTAA
- the sufC gene encoding Fe-S cluster assembly ATPase SufC: MLEIKGLKVKLEEEDKQILKGVDLTLEAGKVHAIMGPNGSGKSTLSYVLSGKDGYEVTGGSATLDGVDLLDMEPEERAAAGLFLAFQYPVEIPGVGNMTFLRTAVNAQRKARGQDEMSAGEFLKVVREKAKTLKIDADMLKRPVNVGFSGGEKKRNEILQMAMLEPKMCVLDETDSGLDVDAMKLVSEGVNALRDAGRSFLVITHYQRLLDHIKPDVVHIMADGRIVKTGGPELALEVETNGYGDILAEVA, from the coding sequence ATGCTTGAGATCAAAGGCTTGAAGGTCAAACTTGAAGAAGAGGACAAGCAGATCCTCAAGGGGGTGGACCTGACGCTTGAGGCGGGCAAGGTGCATGCGATCATGGGGCCGAACGGATCCGGCAAATCGACGCTGTCTTATGTGCTTTCGGGCAAGGACGGCTACGAGGTCACCGGCGGCAGCGCCACGCTTGACGGTGTTGACCTGCTGGACATGGAGCCCGAAGAACGCGCCGCTGCCGGCTTGTTTCTGGCGTTCCAATACCCCGTCGAAATTCCCGGCGTGGGCAACATGACCTTTTTGCGCACCGCCGTGAATGCGCAGCGCAAGGCCCGCGGGCAGGACGAAATGTCAGCCGGTGAGTTCCTGAAAGTTGTGCGCGAAAAGGCGAAGACCCTGAAAATCGACGCCGATATGCTGAAACGTCCGGTCAATGTCGGCTTTTCGGGTGGCGAAAAGAAACGTAACGAGATTCTGCAAATGGCGATGCTGGAACCCAAGATGTGCGTGCTGGATGAAACGGACTCCGGCTTGGACGTGGACGCGATGAAACTGGTCTCCGAAGGGGTGAACGCCCTGCGCGATGCCGGTCGCTCGTTTCTTGTTATCACGCATTATCAACGACTTCTGGATCACATCAAACCTGATGTCGTGCATATCATGGCCGATGGCCGGATCGTCAAGACCGGTGGGCCGGAACTGGCACTTGAAGTAGAAACCAATGGCTACGGCGACATTCTGGCGGAGGTGGCCTGA
- the sufD gene encoding Fe-S cluster assembly protein SufD: MALPQMKADTTHARLAALDLPDGAGWATDLRRAAIARVTTMGLPHGRDEYWKYTDPTSLNAVDAAPAKTFHVVDEAPLFGDIDRVEIVFVDGVFDADLSGDLTLAGVEIDRLADAMSRDIHWVKDLYGTLETAGQTPVQRPLAALNTAFATDGVVIRATARAAKPVCLTYIHSKDASDAILHHVIKVEKGASLTLLEVGPAAARFNKAMEVDVADGAAFHHIRSQGRVHERRAVTHSFARLGQESVLKSFTLTANGALTRNEFVIEITGDDAVAHVAGAALGDGADFHHDDTVFITHDALNGESRQVFKKVLRNGATGVFQGKILVREGAQKTDGYQLSQALLLDDDSEFLAKPELEIYADDVACSHGSTTGAIDEDALFYLRSRGVPHGKATDMLVLSFLAEALEEIEDEALADEILTRLTGWLARRNH, from the coding sequence ATGGCACTGCCGCAGATGAAAGCCGATACAACGCACGCGCGCCTTGCTGCGCTTGACCTGCCAGACGGGGCCGGTTGGGCCACGGATTTGCGCCGCGCCGCGATTGCGCGCGTGACCACGATGGGCCTGCCGCACGGGCGCGACGAATACTGGAAATACACCGATCCAACCAGCCTGAACGCGGTTGATGCTGCTCCTGCGAAAACCTTTCATGTGGTCGATGAAGCCCCGCTTTTCGGGGATATAGACCGGGTAGAAATCGTTTTTGTGGATGGCGTATTTGATGCTGACCTGTCTGGCGATCTGACCCTTGCCGGGGTCGAAATTGACCGGCTTGCCGATGCGATGTCCCGCGATATCCACTGGGTCAAAGACCTCTATGGCACGCTGGAAACCGCCGGTCAGACACCGGTGCAACGCCCGCTTGCCGCGCTGAATACGGCCTTTGCGACGGACGGCGTGGTGATCCGCGCAACCGCCCGCGCTGCCAAACCCGTCTGCCTGACATATATCCACAGCAAAGATGCATCCGATGCGATCCTGCACCACGTGATCAAAGTTGAAAAAGGCGCCTCGCTGACCCTGCTCGAGGTTGGCCCCGCCGCTGCGCGGTTCAACAAGGCGATGGAAGTTGATGTCGCCGATGGCGCGGCGTTTCACCACATACGCAGTCAGGGCCGCGTGCACGAACGCCGCGCCGTGACCCATTCCTTTGCCCGTCTCGGGCAGGAGAGCGTGTTGAAATCGTTTACACTTACGGCGAATGGGGCGTTGACCCGCAACGAGTTCGTCATTGAAATCACCGGTGACGATGCCGTGGCCCATGTGGCCGGAGCCGCCCTTGGGGACGGCGCGGATTTTCACCATGACGACACGGTTTTCATCACCCACGATGCGCTGAACGGCGAAAGTCGACAGGTGTTCAAAAAGGTGCTGCGCAACGGCGCAACAGGCGTGTTTCAGGGCAAGATTCTGGTCAGGGAAGGCGCGCAAAAGACCGATGGCTACCAGCTGAGCCAGGCGCTGTTGCTCGATGATGACAGCGAGTTTCTGGCCAAGCCGGAACTGGAAATCTATGCCGATGATGTGGCCTGTTCGCATGGCTCTACCACGGGTGCAATTGACGAGGACGCGCTGTTTTACCTGCGCTCGCGTGGGGTGCCACACGGCAAGGCCACCGATATGCTGGTGCTGTCGTTTCTGGCCGAAGCGCTGGAGGAAATCGAGGATGAAGCACTGGCTGACGAAATCCTGACCCGCCTGACAGGCTGGTTGGCGCGCAGGAACCACTGA
- a CDS encoding Yip1 family protein, which produces MTLSGFFQLVWETILDPAAAAHRVLALNISRENLWLAVLLATVLSAIAGGISQAIVPVEPMVVETVNGPVSMNMSPASPMMQGVFVGASLVLMIFALYFTGQALGGRGTFPGTLALMAWLQIVMVVLQVATLVLMLAVPLFGAILVFVSFVVFLRGMAIFVKELHGFDSLGRAIATMILAFLGVAVGLAIILLFIGVGAGGADINV; this is translated from the coding sequence ATGACGCTTAGCGGATTTTTCCAACTGGTCTGGGAGACGATCCTTGATCCTGCCGCCGCCGCGCACAGGGTTCTGGCCTTGAATATATCGCGCGAGAATCTTTGGCTGGCGGTGCTGTTGGCCACAGTCTTGTCGGCCATCGCGGGCGGTATCTCGCAGGCGATCGTTCCGGTCGAACCGATGGTCGTTGAAACCGTCAACGGGCCGGTCAGTATGAACATGTCGCCCGCGTCGCCGATGATGCAGGGGGTTTTTGTCGGCGCGTCCCTCGTCCTGATGATCTTTGCGCTATATTTTACGGGGCAGGCCCTGGGCGGACGTGGCACATTTCCGGGCACGCTGGCGCTGATGGCCTGGCTGCAAATTGTGATGGTCGTCCTGCAAGTCGCCACGCTTGTGCTGATGCTGGCGGTGCCCTTGTTTGGCGCTATTCTTGTGTTTGTGTCGTTTGTGGTGTTCCTGCGCGGCATGGCGATTTTCGTCAAGGAACTGCACGGGTTCGATAGCTTGGGCCGCGCGATTGCGACAATGATTCTGGCCTTTCTCGGGGTCGCCGTCGGGTTGGCCATCATCCTTCTTTTCATCGGCGTCGGCGCAGGCGGAGCAGACATAAATGTTTGA